A stretch of Desulfitobacterium dichloroeliminans LMG P-21439 DNA encodes these proteins:
- a CDS encoding type II/IV secretion system ATPase subunit, translated as MSKKNRRRDATNIPTHLAPVLDVTSKETGEKSHTISMTGNQSLFFSSDGAAREFGPVLHEVQEYISSKYATLITSGGTEEVKAQVKRYITKYVQDYRIAVAGMTQTQLVDALYTEMAEFSFLTKYIFGTGIEEIDVNAWNDVEVQYSSGITKKLDEHFDSPEHAINVVRRMLHVSGMVLDNASPAILGHLSKNIRIAVLKTPLVDEDVGVAASIRIVNPQSMRKEDFIRGGTATDPMLGFLSECLRYGISICVAGATSSGKTTLAGWLLTTIPDNKRIFTIENGSRELALVRQDDGMVCNSVIHTLTRMSENEKQNIDQDILLDMALRFNPEIICVGEMRGPEAYAAQESARTGHTVLTTIHSNSCEATWRRMVTLCKRKYDMADNTLMDLVTEAFPIVVFAKQLENKQRKLMEIMECEILPDGSRNYRSLFQFKITENRVEDGKFIVSGQHSAVQEISQSLQKRFLENGMPQDTLKQILSMGGANR; from the coding sequence ATGAGTAAGAAGAACCGCAGGCGGGACGCCACCAATATACCGACGCATTTGGCGCCGGTACTGGATGTCACCTCAAAGGAAACAGGTGAAAAGTCACATACCATCAGCATGACAGGTAACCAAAGCCTGTTTTTTTCATCTGATGGAGCCGCCAGGGAATTTGGCCCGGTCTTGCATGAAGTGCAGGAGTACATCTCCAGTAAATACGCGACGCTGATCACCAGCGGAGGAACAGAAGAAGTGAAGGCGCAGGTCAAACGGTACATCACCAAATATGTACAGGATTACCGCATCGCTGTTGCAGGTATGACACAGACGCAGCTGGTGGATGCCCTGTATACGGAAATGGCGGAGTTTTCGTTTCTGACTAAATACATTTTCGGCACCGGTATTGAGGAAATAGACGTCAATGCCTGGAATGACGTCGAGGTGCAGTACAGCAGCGGCATCACCAAGAAGCTGGATGAACACTTTGACAGTCCTGAGCATGCCATCAACGTGGTGCGCCGTATGCTCCATGTGTCAGGAATGGTGCTGGATAACGCCAGCCCGGCAATTCTGGGACATTTGAGTAAAAATATCCGCATCGCCGTGCTGAAAACTCCGCTGGTGGATGAGGATGTAGGCGTAGCAGCTTCCATTCGTATCGTCAATCCGCAGAGCATGCGGAAGGAGGATTTTATCCGCGGTGGGACGGCCACCGATCCGATGCTGGGTTTTCTGTCGGAATGCCTGCGATACGGCATCTCCATCTGCGTGGCAGGCGCAACCAGCTCCGGGAAAACCACTTTGGCAGGCTGGCTGCTGACCACCATACCGGATAACAAGCGTATTTTTACCATTGAAAATGGTTCGCGCGAACTGGCGCTGGTACGGCAAGATGACGGAATGGTCTGTAACAGTGTCATCCACACGCTGACCCGCATGAGTGAAAACGAGAAACAGAACATTGATCAGGATATCCTGCTGGACATGGCGCTGCGTTTTAATCCGGAAATCATCTGCGTTGGAGAGATGCGCGGACCGGAAGCCTATGCCGCCCAGGAGTCCGCCAGAACCGGTCACACGGTGCTGACCACCATCCACTCCAATAGCTGCGAAGCCACATGGCGCCGCATGGTTACCTTGTGCAAACGGAAATATGACATGGCGGACAATACTCTCATGGATCTGGTAACAGAGGCATTCCCCATAGTGGTTTTTGCAAAGCAGCTGGAAAACAAACAACGCAAGCTGATGGAGATTATGGAATGCGAAATTCTGCCGGATGGCAGTAGAAACTACCGGAGCCTGTTCCAATTCAAAATCACTGAAAACCGTGTAGAGGATGGAAAATTCATCGTGAGCGGCCAGCACAGTGCGGTACAGGAGATTTCCCAGAGTCTGCAGAAGCGCTTTCTTGAAAATGGTATGCCCCAGGATACATTAAAACAAATCCTATCTATGGGAGGTGCCAATCGATGA
- a CDS encoding type II secretion system F family protein, whose product MTAILLIACAGLIIGAFLLMGLSPLEFTGGLFGFLTRKNKSIRAEINETTRRKKTSILRREIAEVQEILTITGRSSRFSLVCAASLLFFAAGGSLAILMGNMFLVPVLAVGMMFIPFWYIRLTATHYKKSIAAELETALSIITTAYLRNEDILTAVEESVQYLNPPVRSVFAEFLTRVKLINPDIDTALHAMKPKIDNDVFREWCDAIAACQYDRGLKTTLTPIVSKLSDMRIVNAELEYLVFEPRKEFIIMALLVVGNVPVMYFLNKDWYHTLMHTAVGQAILAVCAAAIFISTAFVIKLTKPIEYRR is encoded by the coding sequence ATGACCGCAATTCTTTTAATTGCATGTGCCGGTCTTATCATCGGCGCCTTTCTGCTGATGGGACTCTCACCGCTGGAATTTACCGGCGGGCTGTTTGGGTTCCTGACTCGTAAAAACAAAAGCATCCGTGCAGAAATTAACGAGACTACCCGTCGTAAAAAAACATCCATCCTTCGCAGGGAAATTGCAGAAGTACAGGAGATTCTTACAATCACCGGACGTAGCAGCCGCTTTTCTCTCGTCTGCGCGGCGTCTCTTCTGTTCTTTGCCGCGGGTGGCAGTCTAGCCATTCTGATGGGGAATATGTTTCTTGTTCCTGTGCTGGCTGTAGGTATGATGTTTATCCCTTTCTGGTATATCCGGCTTACGGCCACTCATTACAAAAAGAGCATCGCCGCGGAACTGGAAACGGCCCTTTCCATCATTACCACAGCTTATCTTAGAAACGAGGATATCCTCACGGCTGTGGAGGAAAGCGTTCAATATCTCAATCCTCCTGTACGAAGCGTGTTCGCGGAATTTCTGACGAGGGTAAAGCTCATTAATCCGGATATTGACACAGCGCTTCATGCCATGAAGCCCAAAATTGACAACGACGTGTTTCGTGAATGGTGCGATGCCATTGCCGCCTGTCAGTATGACCGCGGCCTGAAAACCACGCTGACCCCGATTGTCAGCAAGCTAAGTGACATGCGCATCGTTAATGCGGAGCTGGAATATCTGGTGTTCGAACCCCGCAAGGAATTCATCATCATGGCTCTGCTGGTCGTTGGGAATGTGCCGGTCATGTATTTTCTCAATAAGGACTGGTATCACACTTTGATGCATACCGCGGTGGGACAGGCCATCCTGGCGGTCTGTGCGGCGGCGATTTTTATCTCGACGGCGTTTGTCATTAAGCTGACTAAGCCCATTGAGTACAGGAGGTGA
- a CDS encoding DUF4320 family protein — translation MLKHLRSRRGEGYIDVAVLVLCVMLVIALAVSVLPVFVSKNQLDTYAAELCREAEIAGRVGSETTLRAQVLSEKTGLSPNISWSKTGRLQLNEEFTVTVTMQMDLGLFGGFGSFPVTLKAQASGKSEVYWK, via the coding sequence ATGCTGAAGCATCTCCGGTCCCGGCGTGGCGAGGGGTATATCGATGTGGCAGTGCTGGTGCTGTGCGTGATGCTGGTCATCGCCTTGGCGGTCAGCGTTCTGCCGGTGTTTGTGAGCAAGAACCAGCTAGATACCTATGCCGCCGAGCTGTGCCGGGAAGCGGAAATCGCCGGGCGCGTCGGCAGCGAAACAACACTCCGGGCGCAGGTTCTCTCGGAAAAGACAGGGCTTTCCCCTAATATATCATGGTCAAAAACCGGAAGGCTCCAGCTCAATGAGGAATTTACCGTTACAGTAACCATGCAGATGGATCTCGGCCTGTTCGGCGGCTTCGGGAGCTTTCCCGTTACCCTGAAGGCGCAGGCGTCAGGCAAAAGTGAGGTGTACTGGAAATGA
- a CDS encoding DUF6550 family protein produces the protein MKITDRTKKWLTIAGLGVVCVVLVIVIASQFKTEEPKEVSVQPSSTAVDTVTPSTPSTGPTNTQEVNAQPIDSTVTSATSTDTGDSTGTDQSIQAEVTKPPEPSQEVKTDPSKTPDGQKVDAVTPVEHSNVPTPAPETSTPKAGDKNDKGQIWFPGFGWVDDEGANTGTVVDGEGDINKPVGNMD, from the coding sequence ATGAAGATTACTGACAGAACAAAGAAATGGCTTACCATCGCCGGGCTCGGCGTGGTATGTGTAGTCCTTGTTATAGTTATAGCCTCGCAGTTTAAAACGGAGGAACCCAAAGAAGTGTCCGTTCAGCCTTCATCAACAGCAGTGGATACGGTCACTCCCAGCACTCCTTCCACAGGTCCAACCAATACACAGGAGGTAAACGCTCAGCCAATTGATTCGACTGTGACTTCTGCAACCTCAACAGACACCGGTGATTCCACCGGCACCGATCAGAGCATTCAGGCAGAAGTTACAAAGCCTCCGGAACCATCGCAGGAAGTAAAGACCGATCCGTCCAAAACTCCCGATGGCCAAAAGGTGGACGCAGTGACTCCGGTGGAACATAGCAATGTGCCAACTCCAGCTCCGGAAACGTCTACGCCAAAGGCAGGAGATAAAAATGATAAAGGGCAGATATGGTTTCCTGGCTTTGGATGGGTCGATGATGAAGGAGCAAATACCGGAACAGTAGTGGATGGTGAGGGTGATATAAATAAACCGGTTGGAAACATGGATTGA
- a CDS encoding DUF3852 domain-containing protein, giving the protein MKINRILPVLLMALLLGCVLCTTAYAAPNGDVAGAIENTWNDASGQIKTVVNKVVFPAIDLILAVFFFAKLGTAYFDYRKHGQFEWAAPAILFACLVFTLTAPLYIWQILGM; this is encoded by the coding sequence ATGAAAATTAATCGAATCCTGCCTGTTCTCCTCATGGCTCTGCTGCTGGGCTGCGTGCTCTGTACAACTGCCTATGCTGCGCCCAATGGCGACGTGGCCGGAGCAATTGAAAACACTTGGAACGACGCCTCCGGGCAGATCAAGACCGTGGTGAACAAGGTGGTATTCCCAGCAATCGACCTGATCCTCGCCGTATTTTTCTTTGCCAAGCTCGGCACAGCCTACTTCGACTACCGAAAGCACGGGCAGTTCGAATGGGCGGCGCCGGCGATTCTGTTCGCTTGCCTGGTATTCACCCTGACCGCGCCGCTATACATCTGGCAGATCCTTGGAATGTAG